A single window of Actinoallomurus bryophytorum DNA harbors:
- a CDS encoding MarR family winged helix-turn-helix transcriptional regulator, which yields MSDAVDLVLAQWGRERPDVDAWPMGIVGRVSRLSRLLDLRLKDFFAEHGLERWEFDVLATLRRSGPPYELTAGALNRAAMITSGAITNRIDRMAKRGLVERLPDEEDRRSVRVRLTEHGWETIEGLIGPHTENEALLLAALKPRERDHLAGTLRDLLESLGDTSLE from the coding sequence ATGAGCGACGCGGTGGACCTGGTGCTGGCCCAGTGGGGGCGGGAACGTCCCGACGTCGACGCGTGGCCGATGGGGATCGTCGGGCGGGTCTCCCGCCTCTCCCGGTTGCTGGACCTCCGGCTGAAGGACTTCTTCGCCGAGCACGGGCTGGAGCGATGGGAGTTCGACGTCCTGGCGACTCTGCGCCGGTCAGGCCCTCCGTACGAGCTGACGGCCGGTGCCCTCAACCGCGCGGCGATGATCACCTCCGGTGCGATCACCAACCGCATCGACCGGATGGCGAAGCGGGGACTCGTCGAACGCCTGCCCGACGAGGAGGACCGCCGCTCCGTGCGCGTACGGCTGACCGAGCACGGCTGGGAGACCATCGAGGGGCTGATCGGTCCCCATACCGAGAACGAGGCGCTTCTCCTGGCCGCGCTGAAGCCGCGCGAGCGTGACCACCTGGCGGGCACGCTGCGCGACCTGCTGGAGTCGCTCGGCGACACGTCACTCGAATAG
- a CDS encoding EamA family transporter, translating into MTPSGSPTARDLALTGLTPIVWGSTYAITTEFLPPGRPLFTALTRALPAGLVLLALTRTLPRGAWFWRAAVLGVLNIGAFFPLLFLAAYRLPGGVAAVLGSVGPLFALAFAAMLLAERPTAHRLLAGLAGVLGVSLVVLRSGARLDTVGILAGLAGAAAMSAGTVLTKRWGRPAGVGALTFTGWQLTAGGFLLLPVSLLAEGAPPVLDGRAVAGYLYLGVIGTAAGYWLWFRGVALLPAASVAFLTLLSPLSAAVIGWVALGQALTPLQVLGMAIAFGGTLLGQVRTGTRRLPEPVPAPAPAPAPAPARAC; encoded by the coding sequence ATGACGCCTTCAGGTTCACCGACCGCACGTGATCTCGCCCTGACCGGGCTCACCCCGATCGTCTGGGGCTCGACCTACGCGATCACCACGGAGTTCCTGCCACCCGGACGGCCGCTGTTCACCGCGCTGACGAGGGCGCTGCCGGCCGGGCTGGTCCTGCTGGCACTCACGCGTACGCTGCCCCGCGGCGCGTGGTTCTGGCGGGCGGCGGTGCTGGGTGTGCTGAATATCGGCGCTTTCTTCCCCCTGCTGTTCCTGGCGGCGTATCGGCTGCCAGGCGGTGTGGCGGCCGTGCTGGGCTCGGTGGGACCGCTCTTCGCGCTGGCCTTCGCGGCCATGCTGCTCGCCGAGCGTCCGACCGCACATCGCCTGCTCGCCGGGCTGGCCGGGGTCCTGGGCGTGAGCCTGGTCGTCCTGCGCTCCGGCGCGCGGCTCGACACCGTCGGCATACTCGCCGGGCTGGCCGGAGCCGCGGCGATGTCGGCCGGCACGGTGCTCACCAAGCGCTGGGGACGTCCTGCGGGCGTCGGCGCGCTCACCTTCACCGGCTGGCAGCTCACCGCCGGCGGGTTCCTGCTCCTCCCCGTCAGCCTGCTCGCGGAGGGCGCACCGCCCGTACTCGACGGCCGCGCGGTGGCCGGCTACCTCTACCTCGGCGTCATCGGCACGGCCGCCGGGTACTGGCTGTGGTTCCGCGGCGTGGCGCTGCTGCCCGCCGCCTCGGTCGCGTTCCTCACCCTGCTGAGCCCGCTGTCGGCCGCCGTGATCGGCTGGGTCGCGCTCGGCCAGGCGCTCACGCCGCTCCAGGTGCTCGGCATGGCGATCGCCTTCGGCGGCACGCTGCTCGGCCAGGTCCGGACGGGCACCCGTCGGCTGCCCGAGCCCGTACCGGCTCCAGCTCCAGCTCCGGCTCCGGCTCCGGCCCGCGCGTGCTGA
- a CDS encoding sigma-70 family RNA polymerase sigma factor: MTHSQVLDRPLNRTAVVARPVPVPRHLDVPERTVPRPDAVRDDAFSRTLYERHGTVLLSFAVQLCDGDRHRAEDVVQETAVRAWQHQGILDPTTDGVRTWLFTVAHRIAIDHHRARQARPKEVSEEEPADSAAPDPADRVVTLRVVLEAMAELTEGQREVLIYTHYLGHSVEQTARTLGLAPGTVKSRAHYAIRALREELRDRAMMD; encoded by the coding sequence ATGACGCACAGCCAGGTGCTGGACCGGCCACTGAATCGGACTGCCGTCGTCGCCCGGCCGGTGCCCGTGCCGCGGCACCTCGACGTGCCGGAGCGTACGGTGCCGCGGCCCGACGCCGTACGGGACGACGCGTTCTCCCGCACGCTCTACGAGCGGCATGGCACGGTCCTGCTCAGCTTCGCCGTCCAGCTCTGCGACGGCGACCGGCACCGGGCCGAGGACGTCGTCCAGGAGACCGCCGTACGCGCCTGGCAGCACCAGGGCATCCTGGACCCGACCACCGACGGGGTACGGACGTGGCTGTTCACCGTCGCGCACCGCATCGCCATCGACCACCACCGCGCCCGGCAGGCCCGGCCGAAGGAGGTCAGCGAGGAAGAGCCCGCCGACTCGGCCGCGCCCGACCCCGCCGACCGCGTCGTCACGCTGCGGGTGGTGCTGGAGGCCATGGCCGAGCTCACCGAGGGGCAGCGCGAGGTGCTGATCTACACCCACTACCTCGGCCACAGCGTGGAGCAGACGGCGCGGACGCTCGGCCTCGCGCCCGGCACCGTCAAGTCCCGCGCCCACTACGCCATCCGCGCGCTACGTGAGGAGCTGCGAGACCGCGCGATGATGGACTGA
- a CDS encoding right-handed parallel beta-helix repeat-containing protein produces MSRQLLTVSPDEPGGFRTIEEALAAARTGSVIRIRPGRYAESLVIRTRVTIVAEGDRGSVEICPRSGTAVMLLTDAVMLTDLTLRGGGDDVPVVDAAHGQVAMEGCTVAGSGWTAVLSRGSGSLAMRGCRITNAEGAGIVDTAETVSVIEDCLIENLGTSAVVLGEKARPTIRGCRMRDARGNGVLANGEAQGTVEDCEITTTSKPAIALEGDSATRIARTSVRDCAVGVYVTSGSRPMLEEVSVTDITAGPGIVLAGGADPLLRRCRTARTKENGLAVTERSRGTFESCEFSGSDGPAIRIVGSSSPSLSATKVRECADASASVLLAEDSVAEFDRLEVVDVAGAAIVIRSGANPLLRHATVTAAGGTGIEIAEDGRGRLEHCVVERAAGAAVRIGAGANVTLRDCDLRSAGEAGIAVDAAGMGVASDCAVSGSGASGVVVRDGGDLTLTRARVSGSGAHGVLLSAGARATLDACELTGSLGDGIRVDTTEAVSVLGCTVRDNRGAGLRQPRPGGRLNVRDLESSGNAAPDSWGVEAGDESTSGEPDESAKTRAPAPKGPMEELDALVGLEGVKRQVRTLVNLNQMSQRRARLGMPVPPMSRHLIFAGPPGTGKTTVARLYGGILTELGVLRSGHLVEVSRADLVAQYVGATAIKTTEAFNEALGGVLFIDEAYTLVSESKGGSDFGREAIDTLVKLMEDHRDDVVVVAAGYTVEMQSFLSANPGMASRFSRTIEFTNYTVEDLVTITEGMCRNHRYELGPLTRQALAAHYERMPRDATFGNGRAARLVFEEMVDRQAFRLAAMTDPAESDLSLLLPEDVSDEAAQVTEISADRETLLGRLSGMIGLGAVKREVRDMVDLLAAAKQREAAGLPAPNISRHLVFTGSPGTGKTTVARLYAELLRALGVLRRGQLVEVARADLVGRFVGHTAQLTREVFQSALGGVLFIDEAYTLTPEGSSNDFGHEAVETLLKLMEDHRDEVVVIVAGYTEEMRRFLGSNPGLASRFSRHVEFEDYTTDELVEIMGTQAAANGYEYPPETVEALRTYVGAIPRDRAFGNGRLARQLLESMMTRQARRLGGMTSPDVSDMRRLLPGDLPTANTPSTH; encoded by the coding sequence GTGTCACGGCAGTTGCTCACGGTCTCCCCGGACGAGCCCGGTGGTTTCCGGACGATCGAGGAGGCGCTGGCCGCGGCGCGTACGGGGTCGGTGATCCGTATTCGGCCCGGCCGGTACGCCGAGAGCCTCGTCATCCGGACCCGGGTGACGATCGTCGCCGAGGGCGACCGGGGCAGCGTGGAGATCTGCCCGCGGAGCGGCACCGCGGTGATGCTCCTGACCGACGCCGTGATGCTCACGGACCTCACGCTGCGTGGCGGAGGCGACGACGTTCCGGTGGTGGACGCCGCGCACGGCCAGGTCGCGATGGAGGGCTGCACCGTGGCCGGTTCCGGCTGGACGGCCGTACTCTCCCGCGGATCCGGCTCGCTCGCGATGCGGGGATGCCGGATCACGAACGCCGAGGGCGCGGGGATCGTCGACACCGCCGAGACGGTCAGCGTCATCGAGGACTGCCTGATCGAGAACCTCGGCACGTCCGCCGTCGTCCTCGGCGAGAAGGCGCGGCCCACGATCCGCGGCTGCCGGATGCGGGACGCGCGTGGCAACGGAGTACTCGCCAACGGCGAGGCGCAGGGCACGGTCGAGGACTGCGAGATCACCACGACCTCCAAGCCGGCCATCGCCCTCGAAGGGGACAGCGCCACCCGGATCGCGCGCACCAGCGTGCGCGACTGCGCGGTGGGCGTCTACGTGACCAGCGGGTCGCGCCCGATGCTGGAGGAGGTCTCGGTCACCGACATCACCGCGGGTCCCGGGATCGTGCTGGCCGGCGGTGCGGATCCGCTGCTGCGGCGCTGCCGTACCGCGCGGACCAAGGAGAACGGCCTGGCCGTCACCGAGCGCTCCCGCGGCACGTTCGAGAGCTGTGAGTTCAGCGGCTCGGACGGGCCGGCGATCAGGATCGTGGGGTCAAGCTCGCCGTCGCTCAGTGCGACGAAGGTGCGCGAGTGCGCCGACGCGTCCGCGTCCGTGCTGCTGGCCGAGGACTCCGTGGCGGAGTTCGACCGGCTGGAGGTGGTGGACGTCGCGGGTGCCGCGATCGTCATCCGGTCCGGCGCCAACCCGCTTCTGCGGCACGCGACCGTCACCGCGGCCGGCGGCACCGGAATCGAGATCGCCGAAGACGGGCGCGGGCGGCTGGAGCACTGCGTCGTCGAGCGGGCCGCCGGCGCCGCGGTGCGCATCGGAGCCGGGGCCAACGTCACCCTCCGCGACTGCGACCTGCGCTCGGCGGGTGAGGCGGGCATCGCCGTCGACGCCGCCGGCATGGGCGTGGCCTCGGACTGTGCGGTGTCCGGCAGCGGTGCCTCGGGTGTGGTGGTGCGCGATGGTGGCGACCTGACGCTGACCCGGGCACGGGTCAGCGGCTCGGGCGCCCACGGCGTGCTCCTGTCGGCCGGTGCGCGTGCCACCCTCGACGCCTGCGAACTGACCGGGAGCCTCGGCGACGGCATCCGGGTCGACACCACGGAGGCGGTCTCCGTCCTCGGCTGCACCGTACGCGACAACCGGGGAGCCGGCCTGCGGCAGCCACGCCCCGGCGGGCGGCTGAACGTGCGTGACCTGGAGAGCTCCGGCAACGCCGCGCCCGACTCGTGGGGCGTCGAGGCGGGAGACGAATCCACCTCCGGAGAGCCGGACGAGTCCGCCAAGACCCGCGCGCCCGCGCCCAAGGGACCGATGGAGGAGCTGGACGCCCTCGTCGGCCTCGAGGGGGTCAAACGGCAGGTGCGCACGCTGGTCAACCTCAACCAGATGTCGCAGCGCCGTGCCCGGCTCGGTATGCCCGTGCCGCCGATGAGCCGGCACCTGATCTTCGCCGGCCCTCCCGGCACCGGCAAGACCACGGTCGCCCGGTTGTACGGCGGAATTCTCACCGAGCTCGGCGTGCTGCGCAGCGGGCACCTGGTCGAGGTGTCACGCGCCGACCTGGTCGCCCAGTACGTCGGCGCGACGGCCATCAAGACCACGGAGGCGTTCAACGAGGCGCTGGGCGGCGTGCTGTTCATCGACGAGGCCTACACCCTGGTCTCCGAAAGCAAGGGCGGCAGCGACTTCGGCCGTGAGGCCATCGACACGCTGGTGAAGCTCATGGAGGACCACCGCGACGACGTCGTAGTGGTGGCCGCCGGCTACACCGTCGAGATGCAGTCGTTCCTGTCGGCCAACCCCGGCATGGCCTCGCGGTTCAGCCGGACCATCGAGTTCACCAACTACACGGTCGAGGACCTGGTGACGATCACCGAGGGCATGTGCCGCAACCACCGGTACGAGCTGGGCCCCCTCACCCGGCAGGCGCTCGCCGCGCACTACGAGCGCATGCCGCGCGACGCCACGTTCGGCAACGGCCGCGCGGCGCGCCTCGTTTTCGAGGAGATGGTCGACCGCCAGGCGTTCCGGCTGGCAGCGATGACCGACCCGGCCGAGAGCGACCTGTCCCTGCTCCTGCCCGAGGACGTCAGCGACGAGGCCGCGCAGGTGACGGAGATTTCCGCGGACCGTGAGACGCTGCTGGGCCGCCTCTCCGGCATGATCGGCCTCGGCGCCGTGAAGCGCGAGGTGAGGGACATGGTCGACCTGCTGGCCGCGGCGAAGCAGCGGGAGGCGGCCGGGCTGCCCGCGCCCAACATCAGCCGTCACCTGGTCTTCACCGGCTCGCCCGGCACCGGCAAGACCACCGTGGCACGGCTCTACGCCGAGCTGCTGCGCGCCCTCGGCGTGCTGCGCCGCGGGCAGCTCGTGGAAGTGGCGCGTGCGGACCTGGTCGGCCGGTTCGTCGGCCACACCGCGCAGCTCACCAGAGAGGTGTTCCAGAGTGCGCTGGGCGGCGTGCTGTTCATCGACGAGGCGTACACCCTCACTCCGGAGGGCTCCTCGAACGACTTCGGCCACGAGGCGGTGGAGACGCTCCTGAAGCTGATGGAGGACCATCGCGACGAGGTCGTCGTCATCGTCGCCGGCTACACCGAGGAGATGCGGCGTTTCCTGGGTTCCAACCCGGGCCTGGCCTCGCGGTTCTCCCGGCATGTGGAGTTCGAGGACTACACCACCGACGAGCTGGTCGAGATCATGGGCACCCAGGCCGCCGCCAACGGGTACGAATACCCCCCCGAGACGGTCGAGGCGCTGCGGACGTACGTGGGCGCAATTCCGCGTGACCGCGCCTTCGGCAACGGGCGGCTGGCCCGGCAGCTGCTGGAGAGCATGATGACCCGCCAGGCCCGGCGGCTCGGCGGCATGACTTCGCCTGATGTGTCGGACATGCGCCGGCTGCTGCCCGGGGACCTCCCGACCGCGAACACCCCAAGCACACACTGA
- a CDS encoding S8 family serine peptidase encodes MRRVSRPLRAAVSVAVATIPVLCSALPGAAATMAGAPSADDPGPVSLPVISSTLAPGRSCTDTSPTQAHAQPWTVRALGLSRARQLTQGAGITVAVVDTGVGTSAPALAGRVTATAGSGQDCVGHGSFAAGLIAAAVDDTGGGGVAPEARILAVRATDARGTATPGKVAAGIRAAVDRGAGVVYVGAALTTGRDELTAAVAYATQKNVLVVAPAAPDVAPAASTATPPASGTVPPAAGGNAPSAPSVAGGNTLDPTARPYFPAFIPQVVSVEDFGADGSRPKDAPDIFAADLAAPGDAVVSIGPKGTGNFIGSGSSLAAANVAGTAALVLAYHPHLTPAQIQRDLVVSAYPAAIPVLDPYAAVAAVPSIEAGGAPGPADPVRMTGHATSGPRTRALAIAAVGGGIVALVAGAAVVIPLGRARRWRPAGGKTD; translated from the coding sequence ATGCGACGTGTATCTCGTCCCCTGCGCGCCGCAGTGTCGGTGGCCGTCGCCACAATCCCGGTGCTGTGCTCCGCTCTTCCCGGAGCCGCCGCCACGATGGCCGGTGCCCCGTCCGCCGACGATCCGGGACCCGTCAGCCTGCCCGTCATCTCCTCGACCCTGGCCCCCGGCCGGTCGTGCACGGACACGTCGCCCACGCAGGCCCACGCGCAGCCCTGGACCGTGCGGGCCCTGGGCCTCTCCCGTGCCCGGCAGCTCACCCAGGGCGCCGGGATCACCGTCGCCGTGGTGGATACCGGGGTGGGCACGAGCGCCCCGGCACTGGCCGGCCGGGTGACCGCCACGGCAGGCTCCGGCCAGGACTGCGTGGGACACGGCAGTTTCGCGGCCGGCCTGATCGCCGCCGCCGTCGACGACACCGGCGGTGGCGGCGTAGCACCCGAGGCGCGGATCCTCGCCGTACGCGCGACCGACGCGCGCGGGACCGCCACTCCCGGCAAGGTCGCGGCCGGCATCCGCGCCGCCGTGGACCGGGGAGCCGGAGTCGTCTACGTCGGCGCGGCCCTGACGACCGGGAGAGACGAGCTCACCGCCGCGGTCGCCTACGCCACGCAGAAGAACGTCCTGGTCGTCGCGCCCGCGGCCCCCGACGTCGCGCCCGCCGCCTCCACCGCCACGCCGCCGGCCTCCGGCACCGTGCCCCCCGCCGCGGGAGGCAACGCCCCCAGCGCCCCCAGCGTCGCCGGCGGCAACACGCTCGACCCGACCGCGCGGCCGTACTTTCCCGCGTTCATCCCCCAGGTGGTCTCGGTCGAGGACTTCGGGGCGGACGGCAGCCGTCCCAAGGACGCGCCGGACATCTTCGCGGCCGACCTGGCCGCACCGGGCGACGCCGTGGTGAGCATCGGCCCGAAGGGCACCGGCAACTTCATCGGCTCCGGCTCGTCCCTGGCGGCGGCCAACGTCGCCGGGACCGCGGCTCTGGTCCTCGCCTACCACCCGCACCTGACGCCCGCGCAGATCCAGCGTGACCTTGTCGTCTCCGCCTATCCCGCGGCCATTCCGGTCCTGGACCCGTACGCGGCCGTGGCCGCGGTGCCCTCCATCGAGGCGGGCGGCGCACCGGGACCGGCCGACCCCGTACGGATGACCGGGCACGCGACCTCCGGCCCGCGTACCCGTGCCCTGGCCATCGCCGCCGTGGGCGGCGGGATCGTGGCTTTGGTGGCGGGCGCGGCGGTGGTCATCCCGCTCGGCCGTGCCAGGCGCTGGCGCCCCGCCGGGGGCAAGACGGACTGA